In Gracilinanus agilis isolate LMUSP501 chromosome 1, AgileGrace, whole genome shotgun sequence, the sequence TGGCTACAAAATGGAATGCTTCTCGAATGGAATGGTCAGCTCTTTCGCCGCAGCCTCATCCAGGAACCAGCACAGCCGCCCCGTGTGGGGCTGCACGAGTGCAGCAGGAAGCGGATTCTCCTCATCACCTTCCAGGATGCGCTGTTCCCCCATCCCAAGAGAAAGAGGGTGAGGCGCGAGCCCACCCCAGACATTCCCCAAGGCCAGGAGAAGGAACACGAGGCCCCAGGGGCCCCTCGCACAGGAGAACCTAGACGCCCCCATTCTGAAAGCTCCCCACGCCAGGGAAGCTGCCCTGCACAGcgtctctccccacccccttctggGGGCTCCCCCACATTCGAATTGTGACCGTTACCTTCAACACCGCCGCTTTGCCTTCTCCGGTGGCCACAAACACTACCATTCGTGCGGCATTCAGTACGGGCAGAGTGAGGGTCACCCTCTCAGGCGGTGGCTTTGGGGAATCACTGATGGGGGCAacaattttttccttctcctagGGGGAACGAGCCCGAGCCGGGAGAAGAATCCTCAGGTCCAAAGAACGCTCCGAGGTCCTCAGACCAGCCCCGAGCTCAGAGTGTTCTTGGCCCTTCCTGCTAAGCCCCAGCGTGCAGAGCCTGGAACAGGGCAGACCAGTGCCAGCCCCACGACGCGTCCCTTCTGGACGCCACCATCCACCCTCTCCCACCCCCGAGCCTTAGCTCAGAGGCGCTAGTCTAGCCCGAAGCAGCGCAGCTCCCAAAGCTGGCCTACCTGAAGGAGTGGGTGATCAGGGAAAAGGGAGCACGTGTGCCCATCGGGTCCGATACCCAAAACCAGCAGATCAAAAACTGGGATTGTGTCCCCTTGAAAGGCCTGAGGATGAATGAACACAAGAAAGGAGGCCCGCCCGTTAGAGGCCCCCCGACCTCTGCTCCCTAAAGGGCCTCCCTAGGGAGTCCAGAGACCCCGACTCAAGGCCTGGGATGTCCGAGGGGCACAGTGGAAAGGCAAACATGGCGCTGACACATTCTGAGCCTGGGCGTGGGCTTCTCCTAAATCCGTTTTTCTAAGTGCAGTCTTAGTGCAAACTTTCCAAAGCCAAGACTGTGCCATCATGATGTCTGTTTGACAGAGGAAGAACCCAAGACCCAGGAGGAGAAGCCACTTGTCCCGGGGCGAAGGCAAGCCAGGGCCAGGACATGAATTCCTCAACACCAGACCCCCAGGTTCAGTACTCTGGCCGCCGTGGCAGACCCGAACCATCACGGCATCGTCCTTTCAGGGCTGGGCCTCGGGGAAGTGAGGCCTTCTCTCCTATGCGGGCCCCGTGGAGGAAGTGCTGCTGCTGTCACTGGCAATCTTCTTCAGCCAGGTATGTTTGGGGCACGGCTAGCTTGTTAGCATTTCTCAAAGAACCAGCTTTATAGCTCCACTTGCCATTTTTATGGTCCCCTTTCCCCACtttatttacttttcctttaattgttagattttccttcttttgtgcttcttttggGTTTAGCTTGTtgattctctattttttaaattgtacactcAGTTCATTaatctcctttttctattttcagaGTACATGTTTttgcaaatttaattttttctctctgaaGCCTGATTTAGCTACATTCCCCCAAATTTTGTCTTATTGGGACTATTCTCTTTTACAAAATTAATTATTGCTAtgatatgttcttttttttttttttaaccctcacctcctgtcttagaatcaatattgtgtgacAGTTAAGTGGTAAGGGagtggcaatggaggttaagtgacttgcctagggttacatatctaggaagtatctgaggccagatttgaactcagagtctctgtatgatttgttctttaatccaaTTATCCTTCAGGTGCCAATGTTAAGTCCTCATTACAAAGGAAGGTCCTTTTTCCTGACTACTTCTGAAATTATTGTTTGGCACTAAAACTGTGAAATTTAGCAGGTTTATACTTTGGAATTTCAAGTATGGGGCTTTTCTTTGGAGGTGGTTTGTGGATTTAATTCAATCCACAATTTCTCTATTCAAGAGTTTAAGGCAGACTTCTTAGCTTTTTCCTATAGTATATTATCCTGGGTTTTTAATTTATAACATGTTCTTCTGGGAAagctatgatttttaaattatctctgcATCCTTAGTTtcaatataaactccttgagagcaaggactgtttccTAGCACCCAGTACAAAGGAAACACTTAATAGTTGTTTGCTGATTAAAGGTCAGTTGCTTTGGTTCATGTGTACCTTCAGTTgtcttttgtttcccttttcctatatattttttaaaaattccaaatcttgggggcagctgggtggctcagtggattgagagccaggactagagctgggagttcttaggttcaaatctggcctcagacacttcctagctgtgtgaccctgggcaagtcacttaacccccattacctagcccttaccgctcttctgccttggagccaatacctagtgttgatcctaagatggaaggtaagggtttaaacacatttttttttattctaaatctgTCATTTTCTATTTGAGAACCTCTATTCTTTTTAGAGAGATTCTCCATTATGTTTACTATGAGGCAATCCCTACAGGGAAAAAGAGATAGAGTCCAATCTGGACCTAAATGAAACTAAACCAAAAAAATCAGAACATATATGTCCAGGGTTTCCCCAAAGGATTAGAATGGAAGTAGGAGATGGGCTGCAGGAATTAAGAGCTGATCCAAAGATGATAGGAAGTACCAGGGAGGCAACTCTGTCTGATTCAACTTGTTTCTCAAAAACCCTGAAGCCCAAGCTTATAAGCTAATACTGGACTAATTGATCCAGATCTGgttcatccttttctttcttttgacagCTGTTGGCCAGAAACTTGCTCATTACCGGCCTTACTACTTAGCTGCCTTACATTTAGAGTCCAAGCAGGCCCCTCCCCATTACTCCTGGGTCCTCAAGCAGAGACCCCAGGGGAGAAGGAGCCAAGAGAAGGAATGAGCAGGTACCTGGGCCTTCTCCCTCTACCCGAAGCCCCTCTACTCACTTCTCGAAGCTTCTCTGCATAGTCTGAGGCAGCCTCTTCCACTGGGAGCGAAGGGTTGATGGTGATTACCTGGCTCTCTGGGATGGG encodes:
- the PGLS gene encoding 6-phosphogluconolactonase — its product is MPGSGSRLISVFPSPQELGVSLAQLVVQRAAQSRAGAGGAGDGARFSLGLSGGSLVQLLAQELPAAAAPAGPAAPAHWTLGFCDERLVPFDHADSTFGLYRTHLLSKLPIPESQVITINPSLPVEEAASDYAEKLREAFQGDTIPVFDLLVLGIGPDGHTCSLFPDHPLLQEKEKIVAPISDSPKPPPERVTLTLPVLNAARMVVFVATGEGKAAVLKRILEGDEENPLPAALVQPHTGRLCWFLDEAAAKELTIPFEKHSIL